The stretch of DNA CGCCTCGACCATCCCGACATGCAGGCGACGCTGCTTCGCCAGGTCTTCGACGGAATGCTCGAAGACTGGCCGGAATGGAGCGATATCCTGCGCGTCGATATTCAGGCCGTCTACGACCGCGACCCGGCATGCCTGCGCTTCATGGAGGCGGTGCTGTATTTCAAGGGATTCCATGCGCTGCAGACGCATCGCCTGGCCCACTGGCTCCTCAATCACGGGCGCCGGGATCTGGCGCTCTATCTGCAGAGCCGGTCGTCCAGCGTCTTCCAGACGGACATCAATCCGGCAGCGCGCATCGGCCGGGGAATCTTCCTCGATCACGCGACCGGCCTCGTCGTCGGCGAAACGGCGGTAATCGGCGACAACGTCTCGATCCTGCATGGCGTCACGCTTGGCGGCACGGGCAAGGAGGGTGCTGACCGTCATCCGAAGATCGGCAGCGGCGTGCTTATCGGGGCGGGCGCGAAGATTCTCGGCAATATCCAGATCGGCTATTGCTCGCGTGTGGCGGCCGGCTCGGTCGTTCTAAAGGCCGTCCCGCCGAAGACGACGGTTGCTGGCGTGCCGGCGAAGGTGGTCGGGGAGGCCGGGTGTTCGGAACCGTCGCGCATCATGGACCAGGTGATCGGCGCCGATATCTGATCCGATTATATTTGTCAGAACGGAAAAGCTGGCGAAATCCTGAGGGGAAAGCCGGGGCAGATATGCCCCGGCAACCTTTACAGCTCCGCTTTTCCTGTGCAAGAAGCGGCCAACGAAGACCGCTAGGAGACCAAGTGTGAAGCCTGAAGAACTCAAGAAGCTCGACGCCTATTTCAAGAAGACGCTCAATCCGCAGATCGTCGTCAAGGCGCGCCCGCGCAAGGATGATTCCGCGGAAGTTTATCTCGGCGAAGAATTCCTGGGTGTCGTCTATGTCGACGACGAAGACGGCGATCGTTCCTACAACTTTTCGATGGCGATCCTCGACGTCGATCTCTGATCTTAGGGCGGGCCGCATCATTGCGGCTTGCCTTGCCGGACGGCATCGGCTCGTCGGCAGCCTGCTCGGCAACA from Rhizobium sp. 007 encodes:
- the cysE gene encoding serine O-acetyltransferase; this translates as MVAKTDVRFEAPNPLKVMDPIWDSLREEARVAAEKDPVLAAFLYSTVINHRSLEECVIHRICERLDHPDMQATLLRQVFDGMLEDWPEWSDILRVDIQAVYDRDPACLRFMEAVLYFKGFHALQTHRLAHWLLNHGRRDLALYLQSRSSSVFQTDINPAARIGRGIFLDHATGLVVGETAVIGDNVSILHGVTLGGTGKEGADRHPKIGSGVLIGAGAKILGNIQIGYCSRVAAGSVVLKAVPPKTTVAGVPAKVVGEAGCSEPSRIMDQVIGADI
- a CDS encoding DUF3126 family protein gives rise to the protein MKPEELKKLDAYFKKTLNPQIVVKARPRKDDSAEVYLGEEFLGVVYVDDEDGDRSYNFSMAILDVDL